DNA from Terriglobales bacterium:
GAGCAGCGGTACCTGCTGCCTACGTACCTGCGGTATCCCATCGCCATCGAACGCGGCAAGGGTGTGTTCGTCTACGACGTCGAGGGGCGCAGGTATCTGGATTTTGTCGGCGGGCTGGGAGTGAACGCGCTGGGCCATGCCCACCCGCGCATCGTGCGCGCCATCCGCCAGCAGGCGGCGCGCGTGCTGCATACCTCCAATCTCTACTATCACGAGTACCAGGGACCGCTGGCGGAGAAGCTGTGCGCGCTTTCCGGACTGGGGCGGGCGTTCTTCTCCAACAGCGGCACCGAGGCCATTGAGGGCGCGCTGAAGCTGGCCCGCGCCTGGGGACACCAGCGCGGCGGCGAGGCCAAGTCCGCCATCGTCGCGCTGGAGGGTTCCTATCACGGGCGGACGTTCGGCTCGCTCTCACTCACCGGGCAGGAGAAGCATCGCAAGTCGTTCGAGCCGCTGCTGCCCGGCGTGCGCTTTGTGAAGCTGAATGACCTCGCCGGACTGCAAGGGGCGGTCGATGACAGCACGTGCGCCGTCGTGCTGGAACCGATTCAGGGCGAAGGCGGCATCCGCATGTGCTCGCTCGAATTCCTTGCCGAGGCGCGCACGGCGGCCGACCGCCACGGCGCGTTGCTGGTCCTGGATGAGATCCAGTGCGG
Protein-coding regions in this window:
- a CDS encoding aspartate aminotransferase family protein, translating into MSRFEEIVGLEQRYLLPTYLRYPIAIERGKGVFVYDVEGRRYLDFVGGLGVNALGHAHPRIVRAIRQQAARVLHTSNLYYHEYQGPLAEKLCALSGLGRAFFSNSGTEAIEGALKLARAWGHQRGGEAKSAIVALEGSYHGRTFGSLSLTGQEKHRKSFEPLLPGVRFVKLNDLAGLQGAVDDSTCAVVLEPIQGEGGIRMCSLEFLAEARTAADRHGALLVLDEIQCGLGRTGHMFAYQHYGVTPDVVAIAKPIAAGLPLGAFLATEELAQAIAPGAHGTTFGGGPLACRVALEYFAILDDEGLLERVTRVGAYLGEQLRELAAKSPVCREARGMGLIQALELSVPARPVVEAALAEGILFNSTQEVVLRFLPPFLLEEKHVDRGMRVLKKALRKAKAASAIQK